The Streptomyces taklimakanensis nucleotide sequence GGTCAGGGCACCCGCGTCGCCAAAGTCGCGGGCGGTCTCCGCGGGGCCGGCCTCGGCGACGCCGGCGACGCGGAAGTCCTGCCGGCCGGCGGCGGTCTCCAGTACGACGGTGTCGCCGACCGCGGCGTGCGCGGCGCGGGCCGTTCCCGCGTCGAGGACGACTTCCCCCTCGCGGGGTGCGGAGCCGGTGGTCAACGAGGTGCCGGTGAAGGTGTGCGAGCCCCATCCGTGCGCGGTGAGCACACCTCCCGGAACAGTCGGTGCACGGGCGCCGGCGTCCACCGCGCGCACCGGGAAGGTGAAGTCCGCGACGGCGGTGGCTGCCCCCGGCGCCCCGGCGGCCTTCGCGGCCAGCCCGGCGTCCATCCGTGCCGTGTCCGGCAGGGGCGTCGCCTCCTTCTCGCGGTCCTCGCCGCTGCCGGTGACGACGTACTTGTTCTGGTCCGCCGCCGCGACGACCGGCGCGTTCGCGTACCGTTGCGGCGGCACGGAGGCGCGCAGGCTGGTCTCGAGGAGGATTCCGCAGGCCGAGACGATCAGTGCGGACATCAGCAGCGCGAGGAAGGTCCCCGCGAAGGACGCGGGCTTGAAGCGGACAGCCTCACGGGCGAGTCCGTTGGGGCGCCTCATGCCGCCACCCCCGTCATCGCACCGGAGCGGGAGGCGCGCGAGGTGAGCACGGCCATCCGTGCCGCGATCTGCTCCACCGAACCGCGCTCGAGGCGGTCGACGAAGGCGCCGTCGGCGAGGAACAGCACACGGTCGGCCCAGGCGGCCGCGGCCGGGTCGTGGGTGACCATGACAACGGTGGCGCCCAGAGCGTCCACCGCATTGCGCAGCAGGCCGAGGACCTCGGCGGCGGTGCCGGTGTCGAGGGCGCCGGTGGGTTCGTCCGCGAAGATCACGTCGGGGCCGGTGACCAGGGCGCGGGCGACGGCCACGCGTTGCTGCTGACCGCCGGAGAGCTCTCCGGGCCGGCTCTTCGCCTTGTCGGCGAGTCCGACCTGGGCGAGCACCGCCTGCGCCTGGCGCCGGTCCTGGCGCTGCCCGGCCAGGCGCATGGGCAGCAGCACGTTCTGCTCCACGGTCAGCGACGGCAGCAGGTTGAACGCCTGGAAGACGAAGCCGAGGCGGCTGCGGCGCAGCTCGGTGAGCTCGTTCTCGCTCATGCCGGTGATCTCC carries:
- a CDS encoding ABC transporter ATP-binding protein; amino-acid sequence: MRLRRGKRQKADNRPEVPAATPGLAVELRDVRRQYGRGPGTVHALAGIDLALPRGTFTAVMGPSGSGKSTFLQCAAGLDRPTAGSVRLGGTEITGMSENELTELRRSRLGFVFQAFNLLPSLTVEQNVLLPMRLAGQRQDRRQAQAVLAQVGLADKAKSRPGELSGGQQQRVAVARALVTGPDVIFADEPTGALDTGTAAEVLGLLRNAVDALGATVVMVTHDPAAAAWADRVLFLADGAFVDRLERGSVEQIAARMAVLTSRASRSGAMTGVAA